Proteins from a genomic interval of Leishmania infantum JPCM5 genome chromosome 11:
- a CDS encoding putative protein kinase, whose amino-acid sequence MAKEVLNNIQPCLPSGMPCMMQIVSTVAAIVECSIDPPSQQQNGKAQGEPKVLSAGQSSSLTPVPLKAKEALKLSLFAFHLLKKCCHMKNPESNEEAASNFDWLVKYLLDSVSIFPEAARSFFPWNGISFSRAFAANIESALALPPDQQGLPKWLWEDEGRNLRIQQGSEGRYRNEFIQQRLLGTGGFAPVYVCRKKIDGRLYAIKKIAMTEAQSEKVLREVQTLAALNHKNIVRYYDAWVEDGCDEDLREFVDTDAEDEEDEKMKHGGKMLSPQSRAVARASLSSDTDCTSSLYSSSVEKSSSADTSEEDHESGESCSDSGDARSDVKMHEPKGRRPSMNFQTLYIQMELCSARSLRHLIDESDSSDSGGIFSSANGEKVAVSILRQLLSVTAHTHRERIVHRDLKPENVLFEMESNHNSEAGTIRVADFGLARVMSGVKRITSVLDVDEVNTPTNLVSANYPTGNCGSVLYCAPEQEKGLEYDYKVDEFSIGMIAFEMWLAIAGKGFRERFTIMGEVWRTGKLPQWFARWNPTMADIIEKLLEPDPRRRTTCEAVLSTAELPGDPADLTSALDTVDRYGERIAGRIIQKIQRIGSEFRKPSRAFRDDAQFVGSSQCTDVVQAVQVIGMLHGAVPVALFDPTVAMNPKLAEMNVDCVVDSSGRSFAYSALPYFATASFLGMQENSAIGSFYQFYHRARSYVIFTTPLPHHGVFNECVLEPLLSLCHLLAFTETTEPMEVIVSHVHWLKTVFPAEIGTRSPPPALCHLRSEILTADQVGHAISSITESLCAAGLLLCDERDEYIKKFTMAVVDVINTFAKHMNTHLTLVMDPALQPSDLLVARKALETGIIFECRSTRGAVPLAFGCFLDNFTTNCTVVNPDISAFSVVVDVQHLLNVGKHVHVTWRENLLLDGVAAKRHDLYSLTQLPHVVEAAIQLWKGNIRACIRADTDARALARALKAKQIRWLLVDGKRIVAVSTNQQGKVSGHGGDIALDDLRQTVRSLSVKEKSTSSANIDVQFLSGKVETRTADKIVELFSTMMTPPPSTVVVVNTDVKRIHECLEQFNESAPDSPPETLAEPTLARWMKANAAASSVVPVYSLTEGKIVFFVNYKRFKVSGKKK is encoded by the coding sequence ATGGCCAAGGAGGTGCTGAACAACATTCAGCCGTGTCTCCCTAGTGGTATGCCGTGCATGATGCAAATCGTCTCCACTGTGGCCGCCATTGTAGAGTGCAGCATTGATCcaccgtcgcagcagcagaacggAAAGGCGCAGGGTGAGCCAAAAGTGCTTAGCGCGGGCCAGTCGTCATCACTGACGCCAGTTCCGCTGAAGGCGAAGGAAGCGTTGAAGCTCAGCCTGTTTGCGTTTCACCTTCTAAAGAAGTGCTGTCACATGAAGAACCCGGAGTCGAACGAGGAGGCCGCCAGCAACTTCGACTGGCTTGTTAAGTATCTGCTGGACAGCGTCAGCATTTTCCCGGAAGCGGCGCGTAGTTTTTTTCCGTGGAATGGAATTTCGTTTTCGCGTGCCTTTGCCGCGAACATTGAGAGCGCCCTGGCCCTCCCTCCAGATCAGCAGGGCCTGCCAAAATGGCTTTGGGAGGATGAAGGACGCAACCTTCGCATCCAGCAGGGCTCGGAGGGTCGCTACCGGAACGAGTTCATTCAGCAGCGTCTTCTAGGGACCGGCGGTTTTGCTCCTGTGTACGTCTGTCGGAAGAAGATCGATGGCCGCTTGTACGCGATTAAGAAGATTGCAATGACAGAGGCGCAATCTGAGAAGGTTCTGCGAGAGGTGCAGACTCTCGCTGCACTGAATCACAAGAACATTGTTCGCTACTACGATGCGTGGGTCGAGGACGGGTGCGATGAGGACTTGCGTGAGTTCGTTGACACTGACGCGGAGGATGAGGAAGATGAGAAGATGAAGCACGGCGGGAAAATGCTATCACCCCAATCGCGTGCCGTTGCCCGCGCTTCGTTGTCCTCGGATACTGACTGTACCTCTTCCCTCTACTCGTCATCAGTGgaaaagagcagcagcgcggacaCAAGCGAGGAGGACCACGAATCCGGCGAATCCTGCAGCGATAGCGGTGACGCTCGAAGTGATGTTAAAATGCACGAACCAAAGGGGAGGCGGCCGTCCATGAATTTCCAGACGCTTTACATTCAAATGGAGCTGTGCTCTGCCCGATCACTTCGCCATTTGATTGATGAAAGCGACTCCAGCGACTCTGGTGGCATCTTTTCTTCTGCCAACGGAGAAAAGGTCGCCGTGTCCAttctccgccagctcctctCCGTCACAGCTCACACGCATCGCGAGCGCATTGTTCATCGGGATCTGAAGCCTGAAAATGTGCTGTTTGAAATGGAGTCAAACCACAACAGTGAAGCTGGAACCATCCGCGTTGCAGACTTTGGCCTGGCGCGCGTGATGAGCGGCGTAAAGCGTATCACGAGCGTTCTAGACGTGGATGAGGTGAATACGCCGACAAATTTGGTCTCAGCAAACTATCCCACAGGCAACTGCGGCTCGGTGCTGTACTGCGCGCCAGAGCAGGAGAAGGGTCTCGAGTACGATTACAAGGTTGACGAGTTTAGCATCGGTATGATCGCGTTTGAAATGTGGCTTGCCATCGCCGGAAAAGGCTTTCGCGAGCGTTTTACTATTATGGGCGAAGTCTGGCGCACTGGCAAGCTTCCGCAGTGGTTTGCCCGGTGGAACCCGACGATGGCCGATATTAtcgagaagctgctggagccTGACCCACGTCGACGCACCACCTGCGAGGCTGTGCTGAGCACGGCTGAGCTTCCAGGTGATCCGGCTGATCTCACAAGTGCGCTGGATACAGTGGACAGGTATGGCGAGAGAATAGCTGGACGCATCATCCAAAAAATCCAACGAATCGGATCTGAGTTCCGCAAGCCGTCGAGGGCATTCCGCGACGACGCTCAATTTGTGGGATCGTCGCAGTGCACTGATGTGGTGCAAGCGGTTCAGGTGATCGGCatgctgcacggcgccgtcCCGGTGGCGCTCTTTGACCCGACTGTGGCAATGAACCCTAAGCTGGCTGAGATGAATGTAGACTGTGTGgtggacagcagcggccgcagcttTGCCTACTCTGCCCTTCCATACTTTGCGACAGCGTCGTTTCTCGGCATGCAGGAGAATAGCGCCATCGGCTCCTTTTATCAGTTTTACCATCGCGCTCGATCCTACGTCATATTCACCACGCCACTGCCCCACCACGGTGTATTCAACGAGTGTGTGCTGGAGCCGTTGCTGTCGCTATGTCATCTGCTGGCGTTTACAGAGACGACGGAGCCGATGGAGGTGATTGTGTCGCACGTCCACTGGCTAAAGACAGTGTTTCCCGCCGAGATCGGAACGCggtcgccgccacctgcgctgTGTCATCTGCGCAGCGAGATCCTCACAGCAGACCAGGTCGGGCATGCGATCTCAAGTATCACAGAGAGTCTGTGCGCTGCCggactgctgctgtgcgacgAGCGTGACGAGTACATCAAAAAGTTCACAATGGCAGTTGTCGACGTCATAAACACGTTTGCGAAGCACATGAATACGCACCTTACTCTAGTTATGGACCCGGCACTGCAGCCCAGCGACTTGCTCGTTGCGCGAAAAGCCCTGGAGACGGGCATCATTTTCGAGTGTCGCTCTACGCGCGGGGCGGTACCGCTGGCCTTTGGCTGCTTTCTGGACAACTTCACAACCAACTGCACCGTTGTGAACCCCGACATTTCTGCGTTCTCCGTAGTGGTGGACGTGCAGCATCTCCTCAACGTGGGCAAGCACGTACACGTGACTTGGCGTGAGAATCTTCTGTTGGATGGTGTCGCCGCAAAGCGACACGATTTATACTCGCTCACGCAACTCCCTCACgtcgtggaggcggcgatTCAGCTGTGGAAGGGAAATATCCGGGCGTGCATCCGCGCCGACACGGACGCTCGCGCACTGGCGCGGGCCCTGAAGGCGAAGCAGATCAGGTGGTTGCTCGTGGATGGAAAGCGGATTGTAGCGGTGTCAACGAATCAGCAGGGTAAAGTAAGCGGGCACGGTGGCGACATCGCGCTCGACGATCTGCGACAAACTGTCCGCAGCCTTTCCGTAAAGGAGAAGTCGACAAGCAGTGCGAACATAGACGTTCAGTTCCTTTCGGGAAAGGTTGAGACCCGCACAGCTGATAAGATTGTAGAGCTGTTCTCCACAATGATGACACCGCCTCCGTCcacagtggtggtggtaaaCACTGACGTGAAGCGCATTCACGAGTGTCTGGAACAGTTCAACGAGTCGGCGCCGGACTCGCCACCCGAGACCCTTGCAGAGCCCACGCTGGCCAGGTGGATGAAGGCTAACGCTGCGGCGTCGAGTGTGGTGCCCGTCTACTCCCTGACCGAGGGAAAGATAGTCTTTTTTGTTAACTACAAACGATTCAAGGTCTCTGGAAAAAAGAAATAA
- a CDS encoding NGG1 interacting factor 3-like protein — protein MALLQRVVQVMQEVAPLSLADHSWDNVGVLLESPAPNKSNAIMLTIDLTPEVMEECLEKNVEVILAYHPPLFRPVKRLTLQDPKQRIILQAASAGMSIYAPHTSLDAAEGGINDWLASLVAGDGAYTASPIQPTSSYAPNAAEATKATGMGRLVKLKEEVEFCSMVGSLKQQLGLATVRVALPDSWEPSHKVSSVALCAGSGTSVFRLLRLPVHVLLSGEMSHHDVLAATAAGQAVILCEHTNTERGFLKAVLQRTLQAKLEGTTVLVSDKDRDPLAAW, from the coding sequence ATGGCGCTTCTTCAGCGTGTGGTGCAGGTCATGCAGGAGGTCGCCCCGCTAAGCCTTGCAGACCACTCGTGGGACAACGTAGGCGTTCTTCTCGAGTCCCCGGCACCCAACAAGAGCAACGCCATTATGCTCACCATCGACCTCACCCCGGAGGTGATGGAAGAGTGCCTGGAAAAAAACGTTGAGGTCATTCTCGCCTACCACCCGCCGCTCTTCCGCCCTGTGAAGCGCTTAACGCTCCAGGATCCGAAGCAACGAATTATTCTGCAGGCGGCCTCGGCAGGGATGTCCATCTACGCGCCACACACGTCGCTCGACGCTGCAGAGGGCGGCATCAACGACTGGCTTGCCTCCTTGGttgctggcgacggcgcttACACCGCTAGTCCCATCCAGCCCACCTCCTCGTACGCACCGAACGCGGCGGAGGCAACGAAGGCCACCGGAATGGGCCGCCTTGTCAAATTAAAGGAAGAGGTGGAGTTCTGCTCTATGGTGGGGTcgctgaagcagcagctgggcCTGGCCACGGTGCGAGTGGCGCTGCCAGACTCATGGGAACCGTCACACAAGGTATCGTCGGTAGCCCTGTGTGCCGGTAGCGGCACCAGTGTGtttcggctgctgcgcctcccaGTGCACGTGTTGCTCTCAGGTGAGATGAGCCACCATGATGTGctggccgccacggcagctggGCAGGCGGTTATCCTTTGCGAGCATACAAACACCGAGCGCGGCTTTCTTAAAGCGGTGTTGCAACGCACACTGCAGGCGAAGCTAGAGGGGACTACCGTGCTGGTCTCCGACAAGGACCGCGATCCACTCGCAGCCTGGTAG
- a CDS encoding putative seryl-tRNA synthetase, with product MGLDIQLFRDPEMADIVRESERRRYARPEIVDDIIEIDKRWRRTQFLTEASKKMINTCSKAVGAKKKAKEADGDVSEVPADVMSAAREGTLDTEKLESLCILQLKQLSKALATQVESLAKLAAEQEAERDRMVISVGNVLHESVPVSNDEETGNVVVRTFGDVTRRLKMTHVDCMERLGLMDTSKAVTAMAGGRAFVLRGGLVQLQFALISYALNFLIARGYEPFYPPFFLNKEYMGAVAQLSDFDESLYKVSGDGDEKYLIATSEAPIAAYHTNKWFTEMKEPIKYAGVSSCFRKEAGAHGRDTLGIFRVHQFDKLEQFVVCSPREDQSWKMLEEMIQTSQDFNESLGLPYRVINICSGALNNAAAKKYDLEAWFPGSGAFRELVSCSNCTDYQARSVNCRFGPNTKGSTANSTKEYCHMLNGTLCAVTRTMCCICENYQTEEGILIPEVLRPFMMGTEMLKFPAEAPTADKE from the coding sequence ATGGGGCTCGACATTCAGCTGTTCCGCGATCCCGAGATGGCGGATATAGTGCGCGAGtcggagcgccgccgctacgcCAGGCCGGAGATCGTCGATGATATCATAGAGATTGAcaagcgctggcgccgcacgCAGTTTCTAACGGAAGCCAGCAAGAAAATGATCAACACTTGCAGCAAAGCCGTCGGCGCCAAGAAGAAGGCAAAGGAGGCGGACGGCGACGTCTCTGAAGTGCCGGCAGATGTCATGAGCGCCGCCCGGGAAGGCACATTAGACACGGAGAAGCTGGAGTCGTTGTGCATTCTCCAGCTAAAGCAGCTGTCCAAGGCACTGGCGACGCAGGTGGAGAGTCTTGCAAAGCTGGCCGCGGAGCAGGAAGCGGAGCGGGATCGTATGGTGATTAGCGTTGGCAACGTCTTGCACGAGTCTGTCCCGGTCTCGAACGACGAGGAAACCGGCAACGTGGTCGTGCGCACCTTTGGTGACGTGACGCGCCGCTTGAAGATGACGCATGTAGACTGCATGGAGCGTCTGGGACTTATGGACACGTCCAAGGCGGTAACCGCAATGGCGGGTGGCCGCGCATTTGTTCTGCGTGGTGGCCTCGTACAGCTGCAATTCGCCCTCATCTCGTACGCGCTCAACTTCCTCATCGCCCGCGGCTACGAGCCCTTCTACCCGCCCTTCTTCCTCAACAAGGAGTATATGGGTGCAGTGGCGCAGCTTTCTGACTTTGACGAGTCGCTCTACAAGGTTTCCGGCGACGGGGACGAGAAGTACCTGATTGCGACGAGCGAGGCACCCATTGCCGCCTACCACACCAACAAGTGGTTCACCGAAATGAAGGAGCCGATCAAGTACGCCGGCGTCTCGTCGTGCTTCCGAAAGGAGGCCGGTGCGCACGGCCGCGACACGCTCGGCATCTTCCGCGTCCACCAGTTCGACAAACTGGAGCAGTTTGTTGTGTGCTCTCCTCGCGAAGATCAGTCGTGGAAGATGCTGGAAGAGATGATCCAGACCTCCCAGGACTTCAACGAGAGCCTCGGTCTGCCGTACCGCGTCATCAACATCTGCTCTGGGGCCCTCAACAATGCTGCTGCCAAGAAGTACGACCTGGAGGCGTGGTTCCCCGGCTCTGGTGCATTCCGCGAGCTTGTTTCGTGCTCGAACTGCACGGACTACCAGGCCCGCAGTGTTAACTGCCGCTTCGGCCCGAACACAAAGGGCAGCACAGCGAACAGCACGAAGGAATACTGCCACATGCTGAACGGTACTCTCTGCGCTGTCACTCGCACAATGTGCTGCATCTGCGAAAACTACCAGACCGAGGAAGGCATCTTAATCCCCGAGGTACTGCGCCCCTTTATGATGGGGACGGAGATGCTCAAGTTCCCGGCAGAAGCCCCTACGGCCGATAAGGAGTAA
- a CDS encoding putative cyclin-dependent protein kinase yields MGGELDDQNKDAPDDGNAARKRACLEHVLPSMQQRFAELAHASVGESSLTVEALFQRYQRVLKVGEGTFGEVFVLYDTVAHTYITMKRMHTLLSLRRRSLGIHRCTFREVELLAALQHPNIVQVLDYHILSDGSLVMLMPVIAHDLTSLLRRWPATPQSSGHGTASTAASMRPRMPLHVVKCIFRQIIAGIAYLHKHKVVHRDLKPSNVMVDHTGVVKLIDFGWSRFCAAAGAMTGPPCVTAFRPPEVLVGAHNHYTFSLDIWCCGCILFEMLTGGTPFAKSRNEAECLANIVDWLGSPPSSSEVYYRCAARCTFPLAPGRPDTFAQRCNNYGIKSAEAMFLRRMLCLEPGERATAEALLRDPWFTTAPTMCVPRAIPLPAHNMFRLVEVKRKELEH; encoded by the coding sequence ATGGGAGGGGAGCTGGATGACCAGAACAAAGACGCGCCCGATGATGGCAACGCAGCGCGCAAGCGCGCGTGCCTTGAGCACGTGCTCCCTTccatgcagcagcgctttgCAGAGCTGGCCCACGCTAGCGTCGGCGAGTCGTCTCTCACCGTGGAGGCACTTTTCCAGAGGTACCAGCGCGTGCTGAAAGTAGGCGAGGGCACTTTCGGCGAAGTATTTGTTCTTTACGACACCGTGGCCCACACGTACATCACCATgaagcgcatgcacacgctgCTCAGCttgcggcgccgcagtcTGGGCATCCACCGTTGCACTTTTCGGGAAGTGGAGCTGCttgcggcactgcagcatcCGAACATCGTTCAGGTGCTTGATTACCATATCCTCTCCGACGGTAGTTTGGTGATGCTGATGCCGGTTATCGCACACGACCTCACATCTCTGCTGCGTCGGTGGCCCGCAACCCCACAAAGCAGCGGCCACGGCACAGCTTCGACCGCTGCCTCCATGCGTCCGCGCATGCCGCTGCACGTCGTCAAGTGCATCTTTCGTCAGATCATCGCCGGGATCGCCTACCTCCACAAGCATAAAGTGGTTCACCGCGACTTGAAGCCGAGCAACGTCATGGTCGATCACACCGGTGTGGTGAAGCTGATCGACTTCGGGTGGTCGCGGTTctgtgccgcagcaggagcCATGACAGGTCCACCCTGTGTTACTGCTTTTCGGCCGCCGGAGGTGCTGGTGGGGGCACACAACCACTACACCTTCAGCCTCGACATCTGGTGCTGTGGGTGCATCTTGTTCGAGATGTTGACGGGGGGCACACCGTTTGCAAAGAGCCGCAACGAGGCGGAGTGCCTCGCCAATATTGTGGACTGGCTTGGCTCCCCGCCTAGCTCCAGCGAGGTGTACTACCGGTGCGCCGCCCGCTGCACTTTCCCTCTGGCCCCTGGTCGTCCCGACACGTTCGCGCAGCGGTGTAACAACTACGGCATCAAGTCAGCAGAGGCAATGTTTCTCCGGCGGATGCTGTGCCTAGAACCGGGGGAGCgggccaccgccgaggcACTCCTCAGAGACCCCTGGTTTACAACGGCACCGACGATGTGCGTGCCGAGGGCCATTCCGCTTCCGGCGCACAATATGTTCCGACTGGTGGAGGTCAAGCggaaggagctggagcatTGA